Below is a window of Chryseobacterium arthrosphaerae DNA.
CCGTAAAAAGATGGAGGAGCGAAGATGAGAATCAATTTTCAGGTCATAGCTTCCCTCTTTAAAATCATTTACCATCAATAAAGGAATCCATATCTTTGTCATATGGATTTCTCTTTGCCGCTTCGTAAAATTATACATGTAGATATGGATGCATTCTATGCCTCTGTGGAGCAGCATGATAATCCTACGCTCAAAGGCAAAGCTATTGCAGTAGGTGGCCAGCACCGGGGTGTGGTGGCCGCGGCCAGCTATGAAGCAAGAAAATACGGAGTGCGCTCTGCAATGCCCAGTAAAACAGCCAAAGAAAAGTGTCCTCATCTTATATTTGTTCCCCCCCGTTTTCCCAGATATAAAGAAATTTCAAAAAAAATCCGTGAGATTTTCTATGAATATACTGATCTCGTAGAACCTTTATCTCTGGATGAAGCTTACCTGGATGTCACCGAAAATAAAAAAGGAATAGAGTCTGCCAATCAGATTGCAAGGGAAATCCGTCAGAAGATTTTTGAAGAAACCGGCCTTACGGCTTCTGCAGGAATTTCAGTGAATAAATTTCTGGCGAAAGTGGCTTCTGATATCAATAAACCCAATGGTCAGAAAACCATTCACCCGGATAAAGTGGAGGGCTTTCTGGAAGAACTTCCCGTTGAGAAATTTTACGGCGTTGGCAAGGTTACGGCTAACAAAATGTTTAGTTTAGGAATTTATAAAGGAAAAGATTTAAAGAAAAGATCAGAGCAGGAGCTGATTAAAATTTTTGGAAAATCCGGGAAGCATTATTACAATGTGGTGCGGGGCATTCATACTTCAGAAGTAAAACCTCATCGTATTCAGAAAAGTGTAGCGGTGGAAAGAACTTTTTTTGAAGATCTTTCCGATGAGCAGCAGATCAATGAAAAACTGGACAGCCTGAGCCAGGAACTTCATCAACGGCTGCAGAAAAACAATATTCTGGGAAGAACTTTAACGTTGAAAATAAAGTATAAAGATTTTTCACTTTTTACCAGAAGCATCACCCGGGATGATTATTTTACATCACCTGAACAGTATTTCAATACCGGAAAAAATTTGTGGGAGCTCCGCCCGTATGATAAAGCAGTACGCTTGCTGGGTCTGTCTCTCTCCCATCTCAATACTGAAGAAAAAAAGCAGATTTCAGTTCAACTAAAAATCCCGTTTGAAGAATTCGAAAATCAGTAGGTTATTTTTTTTTGCTAACTTGTATCCACCAAATCAGCAAATTTATGAACCCAACAATGATTCAGTTTTTCCACTGGTATTCTGAAGGAGAAGGAAAATTATGGAAAGAAGCCGAAAAACAGGCAAAATATTTAGCAAAACTGGGAATTACCTCTGCATGGCTTCCACCGGCCTACAAGGGAACAAACGGAGGCTACTCCATCGGATATGACGCATACGATCTTTACGACCTGGGAGAATTTGATCAGAAAGGAACGATCCCTACGAAATACGGCACTAAAAATGATTACCTGAAAGCCATCAAAGCATTAAAAAAACAGAATATAGACGTCATTGTAGATATTGTACTGGGGCATAAAGCCGGTGGTGATGAGCTGGAGAAATTCAAGGCTGTAAAAGTGGATGAAGACAACAGGGAAAAAGTAATTTCCGATGTGATTGAGATAGAATCTTATACTAAATTCACATTTCCCGGAAGAGGAAAAAAATATTCTGATTTTGAATGGAATTTCACCTGTTTCAGTGGAGTAGACTATGCAGAAGGCATGGAATCCCATATTTATAAAATACAATCTGAATATGGAGATGACTGGGAAGAAATGATCCATGATGAAAAAGGGAACTACGATTATCTGATGTACAATGACATTGAACACCGGAATCCTTTTGTAAGGGAAGAGCTCAATACATGGGCGAAATGGTATTTTGACCAGACTGATTTCGATGGGGTAAGGCTGGATGCCTTAAAGCATATTTCATTTGATTTTTATAAAGAATGGCTTACCCTCCTCCGCTCCAATACCGGGAAAAATATTTTTGCCGTTGGGGAATACTGGGCTCCGGGATATCTTCACCTGCTTCAGAAATATATTGAAGTGACGGAAGGCTGCATGAGTCTTTTTGACAGCTCCCTTCAGAATAATTTTCACAATGCTTCCAGGGAAGGAGCCTCTTATGACCTGCGTAAGATCTTTGACGGAACTCTTACTCAGGCAGATCCTATGCATTCTGTAAGTTTGGTTGCCAATCATGACACCCAGCCTTTACAGGATCTTGAAGCACCCGTAGAATCATGGTTTAAGCCTATTGCATATGCCTTGATTTTATTGAGAAAAGACGGGTACCCATGTGTTTTTTATCCTGACCTCTATGGTGCCCATTATGTGGATAAGGACCGAAGCGGCCATGATCAGGAAATTTTTATGCCCAAAACAGACGGTATTGAAGAACTCCTTAAAGCCAGAAAAGACCATGCCTATGGAGAGCAGCGGGATTATTTTGAAGATGCCAATTGCCTGGGATGGGTGCGTGAAGGGGATGATCAACATACAGGATGTGCCGTGGTACTCAGCAATAAAGATACTTACAACAAACCTATGGAAATGGGAAAACGCTATGCCGGAAAAAAATGTAAGGACCTGTTGAAAAGATTCAAGGAAAAGGTAACGATTGACGAAAACGGATGGGGAGACTTTCCCGTTCCTGCAGGAAATGTGAGTGTCTGGATTCCTGAGTAAACAATGATTAAAAATAACATACATGATCAGAAAGCCTTTTCCGGTCATGTATGTCTGAAAATATACTTTACCAGGATGATAACGACATGTTTCAGCAATAAATATACCGGCAGCTGTAAGCGTCTTTAGCCCATTCACAGCATTGCCCGTCTTCAAGAGGCGTACAGCATACCCAATGTGCAGGAATAATGTCTCCTGCCTTTAAATTTCTGAGTTTTTGACGGTCAAGCTTCCGTGTATTCAAAATGATTTTTGTTTGCATGATGATTAATATTTTTAAGATTGAAAATCAAATATAACGGGCTGTGAGGGGTTTTGTTTACATTGTGCTATGAACGGCAGTGATAGGTCTATTTAAAACCATCCCGTCAAAAATTCTTTGAATTTTAAAGCCAGTATTTAAAAATACTTCAGTGTTCAAAAACTTGTGGTTTATATTACGAAGTAATACATCTAAATCTTTTGAAGTTCCAGGATTTCCGGTCGTTCAGATAAATCTGATATTTTTCCGGTACGGGCAAACTCTGCCCAGAGCGCTCTCAGCTTTTTTCCATTTTCATGAATACGGTCCCAGGGAATGCCTTTCAGCATTTCTGAAGACTTCCAGGCTGATTCATTACCGAAGATCAAAGGAAGATCGATACAGTGAGGAGCACCTATATGATTGTCT
It encodes the following:
- the dinB gene encoding DNA polymerase IV, encoding MDFSLPLRKIIHVDMDAFYASVEQHDNPTLKGKAIAVGGQHRGVVAAASYEARKYGVRSAMPSKTAKEKCPHLIFVPPRFPRYKEISKKIREIFYEYTDLVEPLSLDEAYLDVTENKKGIESANQIAREIRQKIFEETGLTASAGISVNKFLAKVASDINKPNGQKTIHPDKVEGFLEELPVEKFYGVGKVTANKMFSLGIYKGKDLKKRSEQELIKIFGKSGKHYYNVVRGIHTSEVKPHRIQKSVAVERTFFEDLSDEQQINEKLDSLSQELHQRLQKNNILGRTLTLKIKYKDFSLFTRSITRDDYFTSPEQYFNTGKNLWELRPYDKAVRLLGLSLSHLNTEEKKQISVQLKIPFEEFENQ
- a CDS encoding alpha-amylase → MNPTMIQFFHWYSEGEGKLWKEAEKQAKYLAKLGITSAWLPPAYKGTNGGYSIGYDAYDLYDLGEFDQKGTIPTKYGTKNDYLKAIKALKKQNIDVIVDIVLGHKAGGDELEKFKAVKVDEDNREKVISDVIEIESYTKFTFPGRGKKYSDFEWNFTCFSGVDYAEGMESHIYKIQSEYGDDWEEMIHDEKGNYDYLMYNDIEHRNPFVREELNTWAKWYFDQTDFDGVRLDALKHISFDFYKEWLTLLRSNTGKNIFAVGEYWAPGYLHLLQKYIEVTEGCMSLFDSSLQNNFHNASREGASYDLRKIFDGTLTQADPMHSVSLVANHDTQPLQDLEAPVESWFKPIAYALILLRKDGYPCVFYPDLYGAHYVDKDRSGHDQEIFMPKTDGIEELLKARKDHAYGEQRDYFEDANCLGWVREGDDQHTGCAVVLSNKDTYNKPMEMGKRYAGKKCKDLLKRFKEKVTIDENGWGDFPVPAGNVSVWIPE